In Sphingomonas crocodyli, a genomic segment contains:
- a CDS encoding MarR family winged helix-turn-helix transcriptional regulator yields MLTRIWRQLADALLVEFGVSNSTSWCLIWLDRLGPDVRQIDLAQAIGITQPSLVRLIDQLQQSGHVVRMQDPDDKRSNRVLLTDAGRELVGTIEARLRDERAILFDGISDADIETTLRLIDTLSTRIAERRV; encoded by the coding sequence ATGCTGACGCGCATATGGCGGCAGCTGGCGGATGCCCTGCTGGTCGAGTTCGGCGTGTCCAATTCGACGTCGTGGTGCCTGATCTGGCTCGACCGGCTTGGTCCCGACGTTCGCCAGATCGATCTGGCGCAGGCGATCGGCATCACCCAGCCCTCGCTCGTCCGCCTGATCGATCAGTTGCAGCAAAGCGGGCATGTCGTGCGGATGCAGGATCCGGACGACAAGAGGTCCAACCGCGTCCTGCTGACCGATGCGGGCCGCGAACTGGTGGGCACGATCGAGGCGCGGCTGCGCGACGAGCGCGCCATATTGTTCGACGGGATCAGCGATGCCGATATCGAAACCACCCTGCGGCTGATCGACACATTGTCGACACGCATCGCGGAGCGGCGGGTTTGA
- a CDS encoding PEPxxWA-CTERM sorting domain-containing protein codes for MRAAFLIFAAALVAAPASAAVIVSVEGAGVAAPTLSGYTFVRDTLNGNINGGANLAFGNSGITGTTSSGWITSADANVYGGVGGTGKYGSVSGTATINLSTSVNYFGLWGSALDGNNAVALYNNDTLLGTWALQSVLQGSPTFSNAYFGNPFGGGNTGEAYAFFNFKSDTAFNRVQLIQNGGGGFEFDDLTVGQSIVGAAPDPATWMTMLTGFGLIGWAMRRRRAGGLAGTTAAAH; via the coding sequence GTGCGTGCAGCTTTTCTGATTTTCGCAGCGGCCTTGGTCGCAGCGCCGGCATCGGCGGCGGTGATCGTGTCGGTCGAAGGGGCGGGCGTCGCTGCGCCCACGCTCAGCGGCTACACCTTCGTGCGCGATACGCTGAACGGCAACATCAACGGCGGCGCGAACCTGGCCTTCGGCAATTCGGGCATCACCGGCACGACCAGCAGCGGCTGGATCACCAGCGCGGACGCCAACGTTTATGGCGGCGTCGGCGGCACCGGCAAATATGGCAGCGTCAGCGGCACCGCGACGATCAACCTGTCGACCAGCGTGAACTATTTCGGCCTGTGGGGCTCGGCGCTCGACGGCAACAATGCCGTCGCGCTCTACAATAACGACACCTTGCTCGGCACCTGGGCGCTGCAATCGGTGCTGCAGGGATCGCCGACCTTCAGCAACGCCTATTTCGGCAACCCCTTCGGTGGCGGCAATACGGGGGAGGCCTATGCCTTCTTCAACTTCAAGAGCGATACCGCCTTCAACCGGGTTCAGCTGATCCAGAATGGCGGCGGCGGGTTCGAGTTCGACGATCTGACCGTGGGGCAGAGCATCGTCGGCGCGGCGCCCGATCCGGCGACGTGGATGACGATGCTGACCGGCTTCGGCCTGATCGGCTGGGCGATGCGCCGGCGGCGCGCGGGCGGGCTTGCGGGAACCACTGCCGCGGCTCATTGA
- a CDS encoding purine phosphorylase, translated as MKRIGIVAGMPAELAAFAPAMAREAIAGPIAVEALTLGDKQCFLACAGIGKVASASAAALLAHRHDVDLLLVIGTAARIGLGPGGAFRIVDAVQTDYGARSEARFARFDPGTIPFGDPPALTPYKAFELHAIAALPPARIASADMFVESAGHAAEIGASLGATLIDMETAAVAQFATLNALPWAAIKAATDAADEDSAATFLDQLARAARAAAEAAEQAIAAL; from the coding sequence ATGAAGCGGATCGGCATCGTCGCAGGCATGCCCGCCGAGCTGGCGGCCTTCGCGCCGGCGATGGCGCGTGAGGCGATTGCGGGGCCGATCGCGGTCGAGGCGCTGACGCTGGGCGACAAGCAATGCTTCCTCGCCTGCGCGGGGATCGGCAAGGTCGCGTCGGCCAGCGCGGCCGCCCTGCTCGCGCATCGCCACGATGTCGACCTGCTGCTGGTGATCGGCACGGCGGCGCGGATCGGGCTGGGGCCGGGCGGCGCCTTCCGGATCGTCGATGCGGTGCAGACCGATTATGGGGCGCGATCCGAGGCGCGCTTCGCCCGCTTCGATCCGGGCACGATCCCATTCGGCGATCCGCCCGCCCTCACCCCCTATAAGGCGTTCGAACTGCACGCGATCGCGGCGCTGCCGCCCGCAAGGATCGCGAGCGCCGACATGTTCGTCGAAAGCGCAGGCCATGCGGCGGAGATCGGCGCGTCGCTGGGCGCGACCCTGATCGACATGGAGACGGCGGCGGTGGCGCAGTTCGCGACGCTCAACGCCCTGCCCTGGGCCGCGATCAAGGCGGCGACCGATGCGGCCGACGAAGACAGCGCCGCCACCTTCCTCGATCAACTCGCCCGCGCGGCGCGTGCGGCGGCCGAAGCCGCCGAACAGGCGATAGCGGCGCTTTAG
- the dcd gene encoding dCTP deaminase has translation MSIMSDKWIRERAQQDGMIEPFVEAQRREGCISYGLSSYGYDARVADEFKIFTNVDSATVDPKDFAANSFVDRKTDVCVIPPNSFALARTVEYFRVPRDVLVICLGKSTYARCGIIVNVTPLEPGWEGHVTLEFSNTTPLPAKIYANEGACQFLFLQGNEPCEVSYADRAGKYMGQQGVTLPRL, from the coding sequence ATGTCGATTATGTCGGATAAGTGGATTCGCGAGCGCGCGCAGCAGGACGGGATGATCGAGCCGTTCGTCGAGGCGCAGCGGCGCGAGGGGTGCATCAGCTACGGCCTGTCCTCCTATGGCTATGACGCGCGCGTGGCCGACGAGTTCAAGATTTTCACCAATGTCGACAGCGCGACGGTGGACCCCAAGGATTTCGCCGCGAACAGTTTCGTCGATCGCAAGACCGACGTGTGCGTGATCCCGCCGAACAGCTTCGCACTGGCCCGCACGGTCGAATATTTCCGCGTGCCGCGCGACGTGCTGGTGATCTGCCTGGGCAAATCGACCTATGCGCGCTGCGGCATCATCGTGAACGTCACCCCGCTGGAGCCCGGCTGGGAGGGACATGTGACGCTGGAATTCTCCAACACCACCCCGCTGCCCGCCAAGATATACGCCAATGAAGGCGCGTGCCAGTTCCTGTTCCTGCAGGGCAATGAGCCGTGCGAGGTCAGCTATGCCGATCGCGCGGGCAAATATATGGGGCAGCAGGGCGTCACGCTTCCGCGGCTCTAA
- a CDS encoding GAF domain-containing protein, with protein sequence MDFERSLAAVSVNSDVADVLRELCDLTGMGFAAVAGMTEDRWMALQVYDRIEFGLNAGDELDIAATICNEIRETGRPIFIDSVRDAPQWRDHPVPATYGFQSYVSVPLFRMDRSVYGTMFAVDPKPHVIDTPEIRKAIGLQAARLMTCLYPDAI encoded by the coding sequence ATGGACTTCGAACGAAGTTTGGCAGCGGTTTCGGTGAACAGCGATGTTGCCGATGTTCTGCGCGAACTGTGCGACCTGACCGGAATGGGTTTTGCGGCGGTCGCGGGGATGACCGAGGATCGCTGGATGGCGCTCCAGGTTTATGACCGGATCGAATTCGGCCTGAATGCGGGCGACGAGCTCGATATCGCCGCGACGATCTGCAACGAAATCCGCGAAACCGGCCGCCCGATCTTTATCGACAGCGTGCGCGATGCGCCCCAATGGCGCGATCATCCTGTCCCGGCGACCTACGGCTTTCAGAGCTACGTTTCGGTTCCTTTGTTCCGGATGGATCGCAGCGTTTACGGCACGATGTTCGCGGTCGATCCGAAACCGCACGTCATCGACACGCCCGAGATTCGCAAGGCGATCGGGTTGCAGGCCGCGCGGCTGATGACCTGCCTCTACCCCGACGCGATTTAG
- a CDS encoding cytidine deaminase: MGAVAGAVLIDAAREAAKNAHAPYSRFGVGAAVLLTDGEIVTGTNFENASYGLSLCAETVALATVNARGRFRDVVAIGIIGGALNKDGTISGSAPIYPCGRCRQIINEAAQMGGRDIDIHCGSADGSAVARHSASELLPHAFGPADLGIG, encoded by the coding sequence ATGGGCGCGGTCGCGGGCGCCGTCCTGATCGATGCGGCGCGCGAGGCGGCGAAGAATGCGCACGCGCCCTATTCGCGCTTCGGCGTGGGCGCGGCGGTGCTGCTGACCGATGGCGAGATCGTCACCGGCACCAATTTCGAAAATGCCAGTTACGGCCTGTCGCTGTGCGCCGAGACGGTGGCGCTGGCGACCGTCAACGCGCGCGGCCGATTCCGTGATGTCGTCGCGATCGGGATCATCGGCGGCGCGCTGAACAAGGACGGGACGATCAGCGGGTCGGCCCCGATCTATCCCTGCGGCCGCTGCCGCCAGATCATCAACGAGGCCGCGCAAATGGGTGGCCGCGACATCGACATCCACTGCGGATCGGCCGATGGCTCCGCCGTCGCGCGCCACAGCGCGTCCGAACTTCTGCCCCACGCCTTCGGGCCGGCGGATTTGGGAATCGGCTAA
- a CDS encoding UPF0262 family protein has protein sequence MSDPRIIDIELDEKTIIWRNADVEQERRIAIFDLKEENFFRPLRAYPQGYAGPFKVKLRVEEGRLAIDIAAETGDLLETLILGLASFRRPIKDYFAICDSYFQAIKVATPQQIETVDMARRGIHNQAAELLKERLETKIEVDFDTARRLFTLICVLHIRG, from the coding sequence ATGTCCGACCCGCGCATCATCGACATCGAACTCGACGAGAAGACGATCATCTGGCGCAATGCCGATGTCGAACAGGAACGTCGGATTGCGATCTTCGACCTGAAGGAAGAGAATTTCTTCCGGCCGCTGCGCGCCTATCCGCAGGGCTATGCGGGCCCGTTCAAGGTCAAGCTGCGCGTCGAGGAAGGGCGGCTGGCGATCGATATCGCGGCGGAGACGGGCGATCTGCTCGAAACCCTGATCCTCGGGCTCGCCAGCTTCCGTCGGCCGATCAAGGATTATTTCGCGATCTGCGACAGCTATTTCCAGGCGATCAAGGTCGCGACACCCCAGCAGATCGAGACGGTCGACATGGCCCGGCGCGGCATCCACAATCAGGCGGCCGAGCTGCTCAAGGAACGGCTGGAGACCAAGATCGAGGTCGATTTCGACACCGCGCGCCGCCTGTTCACCCTGATCTGCGTGCTGCACATCCGTGGCTGA
- a CDS encoding HlyD family secretion protein, which yields MNEMSRVAPEVIVGEPKIAPKRNLKRLALMLSVPLLLAAAGAYLWISGLGKVSTDNAQVNAHVVAIAPEVGGRLIEVGVVENQHVKKGDLLFRIDPEPYRIALMQADAAVGNAELSIAQAESNYHSKAADTLKSASDVTLAQDTFRRQQELLARGFTTRAAYDAAKAQLAAARADIASTKAEAESARAVTQLKNGVHPQVEAAIAQRDKARLDLARTEIRAPMDGVISQADKLQPGALAMQSFSLLNLVAGEGYWIDANFKETQLADIRIGQRAEVEIDAVPGRTFTGHVIGIGAGTGSQFSVLPAQNATGNWVKVTQRVPVRIQLDEKPDRPLVAGWSSHVTIITK from the coding sequence ATGAACGAGATGAGCAGAGTCGCCCCCGAGGTGATCGTCGGGGAGCCCAAGATCGCGCCGAAGCGCAATCTGAAGCGACTTGCGCTGATGCTGTCGGTGCCGCTGCTGCTGGCGGCGGCGGGCGCCTATCTGTGGATTTCCGGGCTGGGTAAGGTTTCGACCGACAATGCCCAGGTGAATGCCCATGTCGTCGCGATCGCGCCCGAAGTGGGCGGGCGCCTGATCGAAGTCGGCGTGGTGGAAAACCAGCACGTGAAAAAGGGCGACCTTCTGTTCCGCATCGACCCCGAACCCTATCGCATCGCGCTGATGCAGGCCGATGCCGCCGTCGGCAATGCCGAGCTGTCGATCGCGCAGGCCGAGAGCAACTATCATTCGAAGGCCGCCGATACCCTCAAGAGCGCGTCGGACGTGACCCTGGCGCAGGATACGTTCCGCCGTCAGCAGGAACTGCTCGCCCGCGGCTTCACCACGCGGGCCGCCTATGACGCCGCCAAGGCGCAGTTGGCCGCCGCGCGCGCCGACATCGCATCGACCAAGGCGGAGGCCGAATCGGCCCGCGCCGTCACCCAGCTGAAGAACGGCGTGCATCCGCAGGTCGAAGCCGCGATCGCCCAGCGCGACAAGGCCCGGCTCGATCTGGCCCGCACCGAAATCCGCGCGCCGATGGACGGCGTGATCAGCCAGGCCGACAAGCTGCAGCCCGGCGCGCTGGCCATGCAGTCCTTCTCGCTGCTCAACCTCGTTGCCGGCGAAGGTTACTGGATCGACGCGAACTTCAAGGAAACCCAGCTGGCCGACATCCGCATCGGCCAGCGCGCCGAAGTGGAGATCGACGCGGTTCCGGGCCGCACCTTCACCGGCCATGTGATCGGCATCGGCGCGGGCACCGGATCGCAATTTTCGGTCCTTCCCGCGCAGAATGCGACCGGCAACTGGGTGAAGGTTACGCAGCGCGTGCCGGTTCGCATCCAGCTCGACGAGAAGCCCGATCGCCCGCTGGTCGCCGGCTGGAGCTCGCACGTCACGATCATCACGAAATAA
- a CDS encoding MarR family winged helix-turn-helix transcriptional regulator, with protein sequence MHDISQRVRYAFDAKARDIGVTRQQWRTLFLLSRMDGPTQSEVADILEVERITLTRMIDRLADAGLVERRADPNDRRVWRLHITEKAGDIVDRLTEIGRSVEQTYMAAISPQEATLLFELLGRIRESMRDEGSAVPSQNKVES encoded by the coding sequence ATGCACGATATTTCGCAGCGGGTGCGCTATGCATTCGATGCGAAGGCGCGCGACATCGGCGTGACTCGCCAGCAGTGGCGGACCCTGTTCCTGCTCAGCCGGATGGACGGCCCGACGCAGAGCGAAGTTGCGGATATTCTTGAGGTAGAGCGGATCACGCTGACCCGGATGATCGACCGGCTGGCCGATGCCGGGCTGGTCGAGCGCCGCGCCGATCCGAACGATCGCCGGGTCTGGCGTCTCCACATAACGGAGAAAGCCGGCGATATCGTTGACCGGCTCACCGAAATCGGCCGATCGGTCGAACAGACATATATGGCGGCTATCAGCCCGCAGGAGGCCACCCTCCTGTTCGAACTGCTTGGCCGGATCAGAGAGAGCATGCGCGACGAAGGCAGTGCTGTCCCTTCGCAGAACAAGGTTGAGTCATGA
- a CDS encoding replicative DNA helicase: protein MPEPLRILPGAPGAELPEGQTLPHNVEAEAALLGALLIDNRIAEDVQVRLRAEHFYDPLHGRIYEAALRMVDRNMIANPVTLKPMFDADAEMRERGGPAYLAQLTGSGAALIGARDFAAQVYDLALLRALIGVGRGMVDQALDTSELVDPKGQIEAAEVALYKVAEEGGEEGSVKSFGQATKIAVATAERALNSGGHVSGITTGLDSVNGKIGGLHPSDLIILAGRPGMGKTSLVTNIAFNAAIRLIRDREAGIADEKSVGAGVAFFSLEMSADQLATRILSEQSGISSENLRMGKISTQEFRDLARASGELEHLPLYIDDTPGLTIAALRTRARRLKRQRGIGVVIVDYLQLLQGSGNNRDGNRVQEISEISRGLKQLAKELSVPVIALSQLSRAVEQREDKRPQLSDLRESGSIEQDADMVWFVYRDEYYVQSREPKRPLEGDDAKTWEAHEDWRREMERAFGISELIIAKQRHGATGKVRLKFEARITKFSDLAEDQYAPAYDE from the coding sequence ATGCCCGAACCGCTTCGTATCCTGCCCGGCGCCCCTGGCGCTGAACTGCCCGAGGGCCAGACGCTCCCCCACAATGTTGAGGCGGAGGCCGCGCTGCTGGGCGCGCTGCTGATCGACAATCGTATCGCCGAAGACGTGCAGGTCCGCCTGCGCGCCGAACATTTCTACGATCCGCTCCACGGCCGCATCTACGAAGCAGCGCTTCGGATGGTCGATCGCAACATGATCGCCAATCCGGTCACGCTGAAGCCGATGTTCGATGCCGATGCCGAAATGCGCGAACGCGGCGGCCCGGCCTATCTCGCCCAACTGACGGGCAGCGGCGCGGCGTTGATCGGCGCGCGCGATTTCGCGGCGCAGGTTTATGATCTGGCGTTGCTGCGCGCCCTGATCGGTGTCGGCCGCGGCATGGTCGATCAGGCGCTCGACACGTCCGAACTGGTCGATCCCAAGGGGCAGATCGAGGCCGCCGAAGTCGCGCTCTACAAGGTCGCCGAAGAAGGCGGCGAGGAAGGCAGCGTCAAGAGTTTCGGGCAGGCGACCAAGATCGCGGTCGCGACGGCCGAACGCGCGCTCAATTCGGGCGGCCATGTTTCGGGCATCACCACCGGGCTCGACAGCGTCAACGGCAAGATCGGCGGTCTGCATCCGTCGGACTTGATCATCCTCGCCGGGCGTCCGGGCATGGGGAAGACCTCGCTCGTCACCAATATCGCCTTCAACGCGGCGATCCGGCTGATCCGCGATCGCGAAGCCGGGATCGCCGATGAAAAGTCGGTGGGCGCGGGCGTCGCTTTCTTCAGCCTCGAAATGTCGGCCGATCAGCTGGCGACGCGTATCCTGTCCGAACAATCGGGGATCAGCTCCGAAAATCTGCGCATGGGCAAGATCAGCACGCAGGAGTTTCGCGACCTTGCCCGCGCGTCGGGCGAGCTGGAGCATCTGCCGCTCTATATCGACGACACGCCGGGCCTCACGATCGCCGCGCTGCGCACCCGCGCGCGCCGATTGAAGCGGCAGCGCGGGATCGGCGTGGTCATCGTCGACTATCTTCAGCTGCTCCAGGGTTCGGGCAACAATCGCGATGGCAATCGCGTGCAGGAAATCTCGGAAATCAGCCGCGGTCTCAAGCAATTGGCGAAGGAACTGAGCGTCCCCGTGATCGCGCTTTCGCAGCTCAGCCGTGCGGTCGAGCAGCGCGAGGACAAGCGGCCGCAGCTGTCGGATCTTCGTGAATCGGGCTCGATCGAGCAGGACGCCGACATGGTCTGGTTCGTCTATCGCGACGAATATTACGTCCAGTCGCGCGAGCCCAAGCGCCCGCTGGAAGGCGACGATGCGAAGACCTGGGAAGCGCATGAGGACTGGCGCCGCGAAATGGAGCGCGCCTTCGGCATTTCCGAACTGATCATCGCCAAGCAGCGCCACGGCGCGACGGGCAAGGTGCGGCTCAAATTCGAAGCCCGCATCACCAAGTTTTCCGACCTTGCGGAAGATCAGTACGCGCCTGCTTACGACGAATGA
- a CDS encoding phosphoadenylyl-sulfate reductase, protein MAEMATRAIDRIDSGPHFDADDVARLNARFEGVPTIEMIRTVLSEGLLDRVAVVSSFGAESAVLLHLVAQADPGVPVLFLDTGKMFPETIAYRDELAAKIGLTGLRVIEPEAAVIEAKDGTGLRWSYDPDGCCEIRKVIPLAKAMRDFDAQITGRKGFQSATRTGIARFELDGDKIKMNPLADWSKADLDAYFEANDLPRHPLEAQGYLSIGCAPCTSIVKPGEDPRAGRWRGWDKVECGIHGEPIVRPGEEPVF, encoded by the coding sequence ATGGCTGAGATGGCCACGCGCGCCATCGACCGGATCGACAGCGGACCGCATTTCGATGCGGACGATGTCGCGCGCCTCAACGCGCGGTTTGAAGGCGTGCCGACGATCGAGATGATCCGCACCGTGCTGTCCGAAGGGCTGCTCGATCGCGTCGCGGTCGTGTCCTCCTTCGGCGCGGAATCGGCGGTGCTGCTGCATCTGGTGGCGCAGGCCGATCCCGGCGTGCCGGTGCTGTTCCTGGATACCGGCAAGATGTTTCCCGAAACGATCGCCTATCGCGACGAACTGGCCGCGAAGATCGGGCTGACCGGCCTGCGCGTGATCGAGCCCGAAGCGGCGGTGATCGAGGCGAAGGACGGCACCGGCTTGCGCTGGTCCTACGATCCCGACGGCTGCTGCGAGATCCGCAAGGTGATCCCGCTGGCCAAGGCGATGCGCGATTTCGATGCGCAGATCACCGGGCGGAAGGGCTTCCAGTCCGCCACCCGCACCGGCATCGCGCGCTTCGAACTCGACGGCGACAAGATCAAGATGAACCCGCTGGCCGACTGGTCGAAGGCCGATCTCGACGCCTATTTCGAGGCGAACGATCTGCCGCGCCATCCGCTGGAGGCGCAGGGTTATCTCTCGATCGGCTGCGCGCCGTGCACCAGCATCGTCAAGCCGGGCGAAGACCCCCGCGCGGGCCGCTGGCGCGGGTGGGACAAGGTGGAATGCGGCATCCACGGCGAACCGATCGTCCGTCCGGGCGAGGAACCGGTTTTCTAA
- a CDS encoding DUF934 domain-containing protein — MVKSLRYRDDAVHEEPAVTLDSFLGQSNATAVRLEPTDDPRALIPHLDRLALIEVAFPKFRDGRGYSIGSILREAGYVGELRAQGDVLVDQIPLMRRCGFDSFVADAEIDVETLDKLLALHPIVYQQTADRRPPVWALRHG; from the coding sequence ATGGTTAAGTCCCTCCGCTATCGCGACGATGCGGTTCACGAGGAGCCTGCGGTCACGCTCGACTCCTTCCTCGGCCAATCGAACGCGACCGCCGTGCGGCTGGAGCCGACCGACGATCCGCGCGCGCTGATCCCGCATCTCGATCGGCTCGCGCTGATCGAAGTCGCCTTCCCCAAGTTTCGCGACGGGCGCGGCTATTCGATCGGATCGATCCTGCGTGAGGCCGGCTATGTCGGCGAACTGCGCGCGCAGGGCGACGTTCTGGTCGATCAGATCCCGCTGATGCGCCGCTGCGGCTTCGACAGTTTCGTCGCCGACGCCGAGATCGACGTCGAGACGCTGGACAAGCTGCTCGCGCTCCACCCGATCGTTTACCAGCAGACGGCCGACCGGCGCCCGCCGGTGTGGGCCTTGCGGCATGGCTGA
- a CDS encoding nitrite/sulfite reductase, with translation MYRYDEYDQAIVDARVEEFRDQVNRRLSGEMSEDQFKPIRLMNGLYLQLHAYMLRVAVPYGTMSGRQMRMLAHIARKYDKDYGHFTTRQNIQYNWIELKDAPDILAELATVEMHAIQTSGNCIRNISSDQYAGAAADEVADPRPWAELLRQWSTFHPEFSFLPRKFKIAVIGAEEDRAAIQLHDIGLQIRTNDAGEIGFRVFVGGGMGRTPMIGPVVRDFLPTADFLSYIEACLRVYNRYGRRDNLYKARIKILVHEIGRDEYARQVEEEFLHTKTLGLDAPQAEIDRIAAMFAPPAFETGLSDEIDRSDPDFALWVDQQVKAHKAPGYAIVNISLKPVEGIPGDASSAQIDVMADLAERYGLDELRVTHAQNIVLPHVKKADLYAVWQALDAAGLATPNLDLISDIIACPGLDYCALANARSIPLAQKIAKRFENLDRQRDLGELKLKISGCINACGHHHAGHIGILGVDRKGEENYQLSFGGSAAADTSLAKIVGPGFNEDGIVDAIEKAVDVYKSLREGGERFVDTYRRVGDKPFKEAIYG, from the coding sequence ATGTACCGTTATGACGAATATGATCAGGCGATCGTCGACGCCCGCGTCGAGGAATTTCGCGATCAGGTGAACCGCCGCCTGTCGGGCGAAATGAGCGAGGACCAGTTCAAGCCGATCCGGCTGATGAACGGCCTCTATCTGCAGCTGCACGCTTATATGCTGCGCGTCGCCGTGCCCTATGGCACGATGAGCGGCCGGCAGATGCGCATGCTCGCGCACATCGCGCGCAAATATGACAAGGATTACGGGCATTTCACGACCCGCCAGAACATCCAGTATAACTGGATCGAACTGAAGGACGCGCCCGACATCCTCGCCGAACTCGCGACGGTCGAGATGCACGCGATCCAGACGAGCGGGAATTGCATTCGCAACATCTCGTCCGATCAATATGCGGGCGCCGCGGCCGACGAGGTCGCCGATCCGCGCCCGTGGGCCGAGCTGCTGCGCCAGTGGAGCACCTTCCACCCCGAGTTCAGCTTCCTGCCGCGCAAGTTCAAGATCGCGGTGATCGGCGCCGAGGAGGATCGCGCGGCGATCCAGCTCCACGATATCGGCCTGCAGATCCGCACCAACGATGCAGGTGAGATCGGCTTCCGCGTGTTCGTGGGCGGCGGCATGGGCCGCACCCCGATGATCGGCCCGGTCGTGCGCGACTTCCTGCCGACCGCCGATTTCCTCAGCTACATCGAAGCCTGCCTGCGCGTGTACAATCGCTATGGCCGGCGCGACAATCTGTATAAGGCGCGGATCAAGATCCTGGTCCACGAGATCGGGCGCGATGAATATGCGCGCCAGGTGGAGGAGGAATTCCTCCACACCAAAACGTTGGGCCTCGACGCCCCGCAGGCCGAGATCGACCGCATCGCCGCGATGTTCGCGCCGCCCGCGTTCGAAACCGGCCTGTCGGACGAGATCGATCGTTCGGACCCCGACTTCGCTCTGTGGGTCGATCAGCAGGTCAAGGCGCACAAGGCGCCCGGCTATGCGATCGTCAACATCAGCCTGAAGCCCGTAGAGGGCATTCCGGGCGACGCCAGCTCGGCGCAGATCGACGTGATGGCCGATCTTGCCGAACGCTATGGCCTCGACGAGTTGCGCGTCACGCATGCGCAGAACATCGTGCTGCCGCATGTGAAGAAGGCCGATCTCTACGCGGTGTGGCAGGCGCTCGACGCCGCCGGCCTCGCGACGCCGAACCTCGACCTGATCAGCGACATCATCGCCTGCCCCGGCCTCGATTATTGCGCGCTCGCCAATGCGCGTTCGATCCCGCTGGCGCAGAAGATCGCCAAGCGTTTCGAAAATCTCGATCGCCAGCGCGATCTGGGCGAATTGAAGCTCAAGATCTCGGGCTGCATCAACGCCTGCGGCCACCACCATGCCGGCCATATCGGCATCCTGGGCGTCGACCGTAAGGGCGAGGAGAATTACCAGCTCTCCTTCGGCGGATCGGCGGCGGCGGACACCAGCCTCGCCAAGATCGTCGGCCCCGGCTTCAATGAGGACGGGATCGTCGACGCGATCGAAAAGGCGGTCGACGTCTATAAATCCCTGCGCGAAGGCGGCGAACGCTTCGTCGACACCTATCGCCGCGTCGGCGACAAGCCGTTCAAGGAGGCGATCTATGGTTAA
- a CDS encoding DUF2849 domain-containing protein, with protein sequence MRIVTGNDLVTGAVTWWTGKGWSIHVADAVDAGHEAEAIAAVEEAARRVNGPVVIEGVMTDAGPTPAHIKDRIRASGPTCRQDLGIRPDFQIEKA encoded by the coding sequence TTGAGGATCGTGACCGGTAATGACCTCGTGACCGGGGCGGTGACCTGGTGGACCGGCAAAGGCTGGTCGATCCACGTCGCCGACGCCGTCGATGCGGGGCATGAGGCCGAAGCGATCGCCGCGGTCGAGGAAGCCGCACGCCGCGTCAACGGCCCCGTCGTGATCGAGGGCGTGATGACCGACGCCGGCCCCACCCCCGCCCATATCAAGGACCGTATCCGCGCGTCAGGCCCGACCTGCCGCCAGGATCTCGGCATCCGCCCCGACTTCCAGATCGAGAAGGCCTGA